ttttttaattttttatttgattgtttattttgtttgtatgttttatattttctttatattttttcaggAATTCATTTCAAAAAGCATTCGGTTTGATAGTGTAACTTCTTCATCGACATCTGTTAATCAAGAAGACAGAGAGAGATGGACCTTACTAACCAGTACACAGAGGCTCAATGTGAGTAGTGTTTTATGTTGGTTTTTGTATGTCATGCTTACTTAAAGTAAatgtcaaataaataatataagctATGATTTTAGCTATGTTTTACTCAAATATATAGAACTTTAAGAACTTGTGTTCCTATATAAGTGGTAGTTTGTGAATCAgagcacacacacacacacacacacacacacacacacacacacacacacacacacacacacacacacacacatatatatatatatatatttatatatataaaaatcagatGTGTATATAAAAAGCAGATCAATTGTGAAAAACCACTTTATTCATGGTATTCAAAATTAAgtatacatttatttacaaaataaaaagtatatttattatcCCATATAAGGGAACTagaacacacacacacacatatatatatcagtgatGAAGCCAGAGTTTATTTGgggatattattttttatttcctggCAACCAGGTAAGTAAAAAACTCAGTAAGAAGGtagatttttagttaaaatacaaacaaattattaactataacgCAAATAATGCATCTAATGGTCTAAGTCACATTTCAGAAATGCAATAGTTTTGGTTAATAAAGTAAAGAGCTTATGGATTTTAGTATACCAAATAATGTTACCGATAGACACATTGAATAACATACCTTAAAACTTAGTacctttaaaaactaataaacttcATTGTCAtcaaaaaatcacaaaatttgACTCCTGGCAGACCTGATGATATTTaatgatatagttttttgtcaaaacatgGTTCTAAACATGGCTCTCTATCAAAACTACTAAGGTGCCTCtacaattacaatattttatattgcctcatgtatttaaatgtacatatacatatatatatatatatatatatatatatatattttatatatatatatatatatatatatatatatatatatttatatatatatatatatatatttatatatatatatatatatatatatatatattagggtgtgtcaaaaaaaagtcatgtctgaaaaaaaaaaagagccctAGCTTATCATCTGCCCAGACCATGATTTAGTactaaggattttttttttttttttttttggaaaaccgTAAGGGTCCCTCCAGGGGGTAAAAGGGGCAATTTTTATAGCGTTTTGTAccatttttataactgtttggAGGAAgtcttaaaatttatatttttaattttttcttttttatatttctgtcTGTAAAGACctatttattctaaataaaatgggctcttatctaaaaaaaaaatagataaaaattttaaatagttttaaaaaaccttaactttagggttttttggattttataaaacccataaatatttaaaaaaaattattgaaattcatTTGAGtaggttttatttttgatttacttttaacGCAATACTAtattaaattcacttgtatTCAGCTGCAGggtttattttaagaaatataaaaaagagaggGCGAGGATAGggaacaaataaatattttttggcaataaaatagtgaaaaccaaccaaccaatttttttttctctaactaaaaaaaaaattacaaaataataaaatttcaaaaaacttcaaaagtaaaattttttttaaattgaaatccCAGTAAATTAATGATTATCTCTATTTCAGTTATCtattaaaaacaaagcaaaatagattttaaaaattttttaacaaaaaaatgtaactagATTTTCTCTAGAAAGAAACTAGATTTGCTAGCGGCCTTTtcgtaatcaattttttttctactttttctgtttttcttgtAATTATTTGTAAAGAGAAGGGTGTCCTGCCTTTTCTCCTCGGAATTTGCTCTGTTTATTAGGTCTTGAACTAACTTAATTGCCCTCTCAGAGCAGTCATTAACAACATCAAGTCCCGTGACTGTTGCTCTAAATTCTAGATAAAAATCATTGAATTCCCAAAACTCTGGAGGTATCTTCATCCATTGAGTTTCTGCCTTTCCATGTCTAAGCATGTCAAAAACTAGCCACGAATTGTCTGTTATTAATGGAGCTAAACTAGGAGGCTCATCTTTACTGAAGTTAAGACTTTTCAATACAGATTGGTCCATTATTTGGCGCTCCAAAGGGAAACTGTCAATTGGACATCTTTGTAAACTATACAGTTTCTTGGCCATATCACCACGTTCCCTACATTTTTCGTCTGCGAGGGCGAAAACTACCAAAGTGGGATCCAGATACCAAGTATGTCTGAGAATAGAGCTCACAACAGCCTCGGAGCCATGTAGATTCCATTCCTCAAACCTTTTCATTTGCCAGTAAGCTTTCATAtcctattaaataatattaataaatattttgaatcattttattcaataacaagCCCTCTAACTTCtcaataaaatactaaaagacCATATACCTGTGCTGGTGCTAAAGAGCTTAGCTCTGCTTTTAGAAACCACTCTGTATAGAATAGAGAAATGAATAAAACCATACCagttatttcttctttttcattgtCAGTGAGGTTTGGGatttcattcattaaaagatataattttaaatagtataaaccTTTTCCCATGAATCTTGAATGGTGAACTGGTCCGggtaaatgaaatttaaagcTATTTGACGATAGAACCATTAAAGTAAGTTCAGCTAGCTCATGGTATTCTTTTCTAACATTTCCATcctaaaaagttttgttatatttttaatttgttacaattgtttattttaaatatttagaataaatagaaacaaaatcaaaattataatagcacctttttaaagatctttaaaTTGATCACATTATTACAAAACTGAATAGCAGCTAATTTTTGAGTATATATCCATGTTCCAGGTGGTAATAATATTCTTTTCAGTTCCTTAGTTTGATTATCTATattgttccaatttttttttagaaattcaaaTAGTTTGTTTTGTGGACCAGAAGTTTTGCTGCTAGGGTAAATCTTCCAGAAATGAGTTATGTGCCGCTCAATTACATGATGCCTACATGCAATCAGCAACAATGGGCATTGAATTTGACGAACTAATCTCATGCAAGTACCTTGCCAAACACCTGTATTTGCTGAAGTTGTGTCAAAGCAGATACATTTAACTTTATCTTCTAATCCAAAAAACTCCATTAATTCAAAAATAGCTTGCTTTTGATTATCCCCTGAACTAGACTCTATTGGAGGAATGCCAAGTAGTTCTGTTTTCCCATCAATTCTTACCAAAACTGCAATTCTATCTTTTCTTAATTGCTTTCCGGCCGTCAATTCATTGACTATTTTTCCATCAAAGTGTATGGTCATTAGTGAGTCTGATGAAACTACAgcgttttttatatattccCTTATTTCTTTTGCTCCGGCAGATATTATGTTCTCTGCAGCTCTGTAAGATGTGGATTTAGAACACTTGAAGTTTGCTACAGAACCACCAGCCATGACAATAACACTACTAATCAAAGCTGTATGTTGGTGGGGTGTTATACCCTCCCCAACTGCTGTATGAGCAGTAGATTCAAGTATATTTTTAGGAAGAAGAACAGAATTTTGAATATTAGGAATCTTGTTACAATCAAAGTCGATATCTGTTTCCTGGCCTAAATTGTCGCTAGTGTCACTAGAAGAACTTAGATAATCTAAATCATTTGTATCTAACACTACTGATAGctctttttctaaatttgatttgcttcttttatttctttcaacagaatactcatATCTTTTATCTCTACCTCCAAGAAATCCTTTCCTTTCCCCAAGCTGgtcttttaaaaaagcaatatctTCTTCCTTGTCTTTCACTCTTctcattttatcttttagtaTTTCTTCAAACATAACATGAGGGTGTTCTCCAATCCAAAATACTTTATTCATTTGTTCTTCAAATAAATGTCTCTTTTTTACTTCAGCAGGATTTGCTCtgtttcttttatcttttaatttcacCCACTCCTTTAACAATTTCTCAACTTTAAtcctttaaaaaacaatatttacttGTATAAAGGTTTATAGAATAAACTGATTAGAACTCAATGATAAAAATTACCTAAGCTTTTGTATTGTAAGCACTTTAAATCCACCATGTATCCAAGGATCCATCAGTTTAGATAGTATGCAGCAGTCAgactgattaaatttttaactaaaaatatttcatccaATCTATTActtctagcttttttttttggtggcattttattaatttttttattatttaatctaaaaaacaaaattttatataaaatatatttcaataaaacatattatttactgaaaagatttagaactttatttaaaaaagcctaAATAAGTGCTgcgtaaaaatatttgtttatgttaaatatttatggaTTTTGGGGttttgtaaaactatttaaaatttttatctatttttttttagataagagcccattttatttagattaaatagGTCTTTACAgacagaaatataaaaaaaaaaaattaaaaatataaattttaagacTTCCTccaaacagttataaaaatggTACAAAACGCTATAAAAATTGCCCCTTTTACCCCCTGGAGGGACCTttacttttttccaaaaaaaaaaaaaaaaaaaatccttagtACTAAATCATGGTCTGGGCAGATGATAAGCTagggctctttttttttttcagacatgacttttttttgacacaccctaatatatatatatatatat
This portion of the Hydra vulgaris chromosome 13, alternate assembly HydraT2T_AEP genome encodes:
- the LOC136090227 gene encoding uncharacterized protein LOC136090227 encodes the protein MVLSSNSFKFHLPGPVHHSRFMGKGLYYLKLYLLMNEIPNLTDNEKEEITGMVLFISLFYTEWFLKAELSSLAPAQDMKAYWQMKRFEEWNLHGSEAVVSSILRHTWYLDPTLVVFALADEKCRERGDMAKKLYSLQRCPIDSFPLERQIMDQSVLKSLNFSKDEPPSLAPLITDNSWLVFDMLRHGKAETQWMKIPPEFWEFNDFYLEFRATVTGLDVVNDCSERAIKLVQDLINRANSEEKRQDTLLFTNNYKKNRKSRKKIDYEKAASKSSFFLEKI
- the LOC136090369 gene encoding uncharacterized protein LOC136090369, producing the protein MDPWIHGGFKVLTIQKLRIKVEKLLKEWVKLKDKRNRANPAEVKKRHLFEEQMNKVFWIGEHPHVMFEEILKDKMRRVKDKEEDIAFLKDQLGERKGFLGGRDKRYEYSVERNKRSKSNLEKELSVVLDTNDLDYLSSSSDTSDNLGQETDIDFDCNKIPNIQNSVLLPKNILESTAHTAVGEGITPHQHTALISSVIVMAGGSVANFKCSKSTSYRAAENIISAGAKEIREYIKNAVVSSDSLMTIHFDGKIVNELTAGKQLRKDRIAVLVRIDGKTELLGIPPIESSSGDNQKQAIFELMEFFGLEDKVKCICFDTTSANTGVWQGTCMRLVRQIQCPLLLIACRHHVIERHITHFWKIYPSSKTSGPQNKLFEFLKKNWNNIDNQTKELKRILLPPGTWIYTQKLAAIQFCNNVINLKIFKKVLL